One Rhinoderma darwinii isolate aRhiDar2 chromosome 6, aRhiDar2.hap1, whole genome shotgun sequence DNA window includes the following coding sequences:
- the LOC142656377 gene encoding hemoglobin subunit alpha-5-like has protein sequence MTFTEAEKAAITSIWAKVAGHADDIGAEALERLFLSFPQTKTYFSHFDLSHDSKDLHSHGGKVVNAIGNAAQHLDDIDHALSALSDLHAQKLRVDPGNFRLLSHSIQVTLAVHFPNDFNAVAQAAWDKFLSAVSSVLVSKYR, from the exons ATGACTTTCACTGAAGCTGAGAAGGCAGCCATCACCTCAATCTGGGCCAAGGTTGCTGGCCATGCTGATGACATTGGAGCAGAGGCTCTGGAACG GCTCTTCCTGAGCTTCCCTCAGACCAAAACCTACTTCAGCCACTTCGACCTGAGCCATGACTCCAAGGATCTCCATAGCCATGGCGGAAAGGTTGTGAATGCCATTGGTAATGCTGCCCAACACCTGGATGACATTGACCATGCTCTGTCCGCCCTGAGTGACCTGCATGCCCAGAAGCTCAGGGTTGACCCTGGCAACTTCAGA CTGCTGTCCCACTCCATCCAGGTGACTCTGGCTGTCCACtttcccaatgacttcaatgctgTTGCTCAGGCTGCTTGGGACAAGTTCCTGTCTGCTGTGTCCTCCGTCCTGGTGTCCAAGTACAGATAA